The following nucleotide sequence is from SAR324 cluster bacterium.
ATCCGTCAGTTCGGCTGAGCGTAAAACAGCCTTGGAGGGTTTGGTTGAAGCTGGAGTTGACCCGTCTGTACTGATTCCCGGAACTGGACTCTGCAACTTACCAGATACGGTGGAGTTGTGCCGACATGCCATCGAACTGGGCTGTGCCAGGGTGATGACACTACCCCCCTTTTACTATAAGGGCATGAGCGACCAGGGTCTGCATGACTACTTTGTTCGTTTGATTGACAGCATCAGCGATGAACGCCTGAAGATCTACCTCTACCACATCCCTCAAGTCAGTGGCGTAGGTTTGTCGATTCCCTTGGTTCGTCAATTACACGAGGAATTTCCAGAGGTGATTGTGGGAATTAAGGACAGCTCAGGAGACTGGGAAAACACCAAGGCCTTGCTGGGGATTGAAGGATTGATTGTCTATCCCGGAGCTGAGTTGCCAGTGATCGAAGCAATTCGACTTGGCGCACCAGGCTGTATCTCCGCAACGGCCAACCTCAACAGCGCCCGGATCGCAGAAGTGATTGCCCTCTGCCACGCTGGGGAGTGGGACAACGCTGAAGTGAAGCACGAGAGTGTCTGTGCGATTCGCAAACTTTTTCAGGAATATGCACCCATTCCTGCTCAAAAAGCCTTGCTGGCGCGTCAGTCTGGGCAAACTTCCTGGGGGAATCTACGGCCTCCACTTCAACCCATCACTACAGATCGACTCGAAGCATTGGCAAACGCTTTAGATCAGCAATTTGGACTGAAATTCTAAATATTTGTGGACTCTGGGGTATTTGGATGAAGGCAGATTAAAACTATTCACTCTTTTTCTCTACATCAGAAGAAAGTAGTACGTTGATTATCGCGGGTTCACCACTGTGATTCCTTGAAGCTCATTAAAATATTGTAGACTAAATCTGTAAAAAGGTGTAATTCTGATGCATTAAAGTTGGAAGCAATGTCGTTTTAGCCTGCAGATCATCCAGGTGCAATGTCCACGTATTCGCCATCCCTCAAGCAAGAACGCGCAACCCACTTCCTCGAATCAGTCGCACCAGACTGCCACTTGAGCCTCTAATCCCTTCTAGCCTCGTGAATTCTGTTTTCTCAGATCCCTATTCATTTGTTCGCATCATCTATCGGGTGTTGCAGCTTTCGTTGAAGAATCCTCTCCAGTTATCGATTGCGATCTTTGCAGTTGTAACAGGAGCAGGGCTACAGCTGATGATTCCAGAGTTTCTGGGCCAGGCAGTTGATCAAGCCAGCGCACTCTTTGAGGCAGTCAACACAAATTCTTCTGTGGACCTGAGCCCACTCTACTGGACCGCCTCAGTTCTCTTCGCAATCGCATCAGTGCGCGGTATTTTTGGTTTTCTCCATTCTTTCCTAGGAGAAGCCATTGGCCAGCACATGGGCTACGAATTGCGAATGAAATATTTTGAGCAACTCTCCAAACTCTCCTTCGGCTATCACGATCATGTTCACACAGGTGATCTGATCACCTTGGGAATTCTGGATATCGAAGGCATCCGTATTTTCATCAACACAGGCCTACTGAGAATCTTCTTTCTGCTAACGCTACTGGGTGGGGGTCTGACCCTGATGCTGGGCGCCAATCCCTTTCTGACCATGATATCTTTGACCTTTGTGCCTTTTCTAGTTTGGCGAGGAACACTCTCGAGCCTAGGACTCCGAAAAAACTGGCTGCAGATTCAAGATCGTCTCTCGCTGTTGACCAAGGTGATGGATGAGAACCTGAACGGAATCAGAGTCGTGCGCGCTTTTCATGCGCGGGACCATGAGTTGAAGAAATATGACGAAGCCGCAGCCAAGGCGCTGGAATTGTTTGACCGACAAATTTTTATCCGCACCTCCAACGACTCGATGATGTCGCTGGCTTTTCTCATCTCGATGACGCTGGTTCTTTGGTTTGGTGGACAGCAAGTTCGTGATGGAGAAATCAGCCTGGGGATGCTCACTGCCTTTCTCGCCTTCATGACGATTCTTCAGCAACCAGTCCGACAGATTGGGATGTTGATCAACTCCTTTTCACGAGCCAGTTCCTGTGGAGAGCGCCTGTTTCGAGTGTTGGATTCTGCAGAGTATGTTCAGGAACCAAACACTTTGCTGGAGATGAAAGAACTCAGAGCCTTGGAATTTCGCAATGTCTCTTTTCACTATCCGGGAGAAAATCAGCCAGAAGTCATTCATGATATTTCTTTGAAACTCCAACCTGGCCAGACTCTTGGAATTGTTGGTCCACAAGGCTGTGGCAAGAGTACCCTGGTGCAGTTGATTCCCCGCTTTCATGAACCAACCCGGGGAGATATTTTCTACAACGGTCATTCCTTGAGAGAGTACTCCCTGAAATCTCTCCGAAAATCCATCAGCCTTGTTCAGCAGGACACCTTCCTGTTCACCTCGTCCGTCAGCAACAATGTACTCTACGGAGATCCCTGGGCAGCTAAACCAGATGTAGTCTCTGCAGCAGAGCGAGCCCAACTACACGAACACATCGCTAAGTTGCCAAAGGAATACGACACGTTGATCGGTGAACGCGGCCTGGCGCTCTCTGGAGGGCAGCGACAGCGGTTGAACATCTCACGATCTCTATTGCTTGGAACTCGGATCCTTGTACTCGACGACTCTACCTCTGCAGTCGATGCCGGGACAGAGAAGAAGATTCGTGAAGCTCTCAAGCCGGGTGCCGATGAGCGGTTGACCATCATCATCTCCCACCGAGTCGCCTCGCTGATGCATGCAGACCAGATTGTCTACATGGAAGAGGGAAGAATTATCGAGAAAGGGAATCACGAAGAACTGATGAAGCAGCAGGGCAACTATGCGCGGCTCTATGAACTACAAACCCTGGACTGAGTGGATACTATGAGCCAAAAAGCGCTACTGTGGATGAACCGCTATCTTGCTCAGAATCCTTTACCTCCTGGAGCAGCGGCTCCACCTCCCGAGGTGAGTGAAGAAGACATGTTTGGAGCCGGCTTCAATCATGAGGTTACTAAGCGTTTCCTGGGTTTCATGCAGCCCTACCGTCGCTGGGTGATCCTGGCGATCAGTGCGCTGATGATCTTTACCCTGACGCAGGTTCTCTTCCCCCTGATTATTCAAAAAGCGCTCGACGGTCAGTTGACCTACTTTGAGAATTTGGATTCCCTGGAGCTAGGGGTTCTACTGTTTGCTGGAGTAGTTGTGGTCAACTTCAGTAGCCAGTTCTGCAGCGAATGGATAGTGTCCAGGGTTGCCCAACGTCTACTCTTTGATATGCGCCGGGGAATGTTTGAACACCTCCAGCGAGTGTCTCTTTCTTTCATGGACAAGACCGAAACTGGGCGTCTGATGTCCCGTCTACAAGGAGATGTCGGAGCTTTGCAGGAATTCCTCGAGGCCCTGGTCTATGCGATTGGTGATCTGGTTCTACTAATTGGCATCATCTTCGTGTTGCTGGCGATGGATCTGCGCTTGGGAGCAATGACCCTAGCCTTGATGCCAGTGCTGTTGATCATTCGGGTATATTGGTTACCACACGCCCGCAAGGCCTTCGCTCGGGCTCGAATCACTTCTTCGATCGTCACCGCGACGATGTGTGAAAACATCCGAGGAATCCGCGTGGTTCAGGGAATGACCCGAGAGCGAGTCAATCGCAACCTCTATGAAACCAAGGCCAACGACCACTTCCGTTCTACCGTCCGAGCTGCCGCCATCGCCCAGTTGATGTTGCCCACCGTAGATACGCTAACGGGACTGGCCCTGGGTATCATTGCTTTGGTCGGGGGGAACCTCGTGCTTCAGGGAGAATTGACTGCTGGAGTGATGATCGCTTACATCCTGTATGTGCAGCGCTTCTTTGATCCAATTCGTGCCCTCACCCTGCACTACAACGCCTTCTTGCGAGCGATGGCCTCCGGAGAGCGGATTTTTGAAGTGCTGGATGTGCCAATTGGAATCGAAGACCGACCAGATGCGAAGGAGATCGGACGCTCTGATGGGTCGGTACGATTTGAAAAAATCACTTTTGGCTACAATCCCAACTATCCAGTCTTGCACGACATCAACCTGGAGATTCCCGCTGGTCAGACGGTAGCGCTGGTTGGGCCAACCGGTTGTGGCAAATCCTCAATTGCTTCGCTGATCCACCGTTTCTACGACAGCTACGAGGGAAGAGTCCTGATTGGGGGACATGACACCCGTAGCCTGACTCAGCAGTGCCTTAGCGACCAAATCGCAATGGTTCTCCAGGACCCCTACCTATTTTCAACCACGATCTTGGAGAACATTCGCTACAACAAAACCACGGCTACCAACGAAGAAGTGATTGAAGCTTCCAAGATTGTCGGCGCTCATGAATTTATCTCTCGCCTGCCCAAAGGCTATGAGACGATGATTGAGGAGCGTGGTTCCAACCTGTCACTGGGGCAACGACAGTTGATCTCCTTCGCTCGGGCGCTGGTCGCCAATAGTCCCTTGCTGATTCTGGATGAAGCGACTGCCTCCATCGATTCCCAGAGTGAAAAACTCTTGCAGGAAGCTCTCAACCGCTTGTTGGAAAACCGTACCGCAGTGATCATCGCACATCGACTGGCAACCATCCGCAAGGCTGATAAGATCATTGTTCTCCAGGACGGATGCATCATTGAGACAGGAAATCATCAAGAGCTTCTTGAACTCGGGGGACTCTATGCACGACTCTATTCGCTGAACTATGCGTCCTTTGATGACATCCCCGAGGACTTGATCCAGAAGATTATTGCAGAATAAGCCAAAAGCTAACTCACTACTCTAAAAAATACCTTATGTCACACTATCGCATTGCTTCCATTCCAGGGGACGGCATTGGTCAGGAAGTCATCCCAGCTGGAATTCAAGTTGCCGAGGTGCTCGCCAAGCGTTTTGGCTTCAGCATCGAATTCAAGCACTTCGACTGGTCCTGCCAAACCTACATGAACACAGGGACCATGATGCCCAAGGATGGCCTCGAGCAATTGCAGTCCTTTGACGCAATCTTTCTCGGAGCCGTTGGCTGGCCAAGTGTCCCAGATCATGTCTCGCTCTGGGGCTTGTTGATTCCGATTCGTCGCCACTTTGACCAGTTTGTCAACATCCGCCCTGTTCGTCTGCTCAAGGGCATCCAGTCTCCACTGGCTGGGCGGGGTCCTGAAGACATTGATTTTGTGATTGTCCGAGAGAATTGTGAGGGAGAGTATTCAGAATCAGGAGGACGGATCTATGCTGGAACTGAGCAGGAGATTGTCCTGCAGGAGTCCATCTTCACCCGTCATGGAACCGATCGGATTCTGCACTATGCCTTCGACCTTGCGAAAAAACGGGCTGGCAAGCTGACTTCAGCCACCAAGTCCAATGGCATCATTCACTCGATGCCTTTTTGGGATGAACGAGTAAAAGCCATTTCCAGCGAATATCCAGAAATCGAGGTGAACCAGTTTCACATTGACATCCTCACCGCCCACTTTGTCCTCCATCCGGACTGGTTTGATGTCGTTGTGGGTTCCAACCTGTTCGGGGACATCCTCAGTGACCTCGGTCCAGCAATTGCGGGTTCGATCGGCATCGCTCCCTCGGCGAACATCAATCCGCAGGGGACCTATCCCTCGATGTTTGAACCTGTTCATGGTTCCGCACCAGACATTGCGGGTCAGGGCATTGCCAACCCCATTGCCACCATCTGGACCCTGGCGATGATGCTGGATCATCTCGGTGAAAGTGAGGCCGCCCAAGCCTGTGAAGCCGCCATGGAAACCGTGCTGACCTCTGGCCCAGAAGCCCGAACCAAGGATCTTGGAGGGACTGCTTCCACTACCACCTGTACCGATGCTGTGATCAAGGCGCTTAGGGCATCCTGAAAATTTACCATTCACAGTGTCAGCATTCAGAAGCAACGACTTCACTATGCTCTTTTTGAACTGCCCAAACATCCCTCCATATTTTTGCGCTCAGCAAAACCCTCAACCACTGTCTGCGATGATCTCCCATCTCCCGAACTGGGAGAAGGTTTGCAACTGATTTCTGATTTTCGAGATTCCAGCCGAGAACCCCGATGACCAACCCGCTCTACTACAGTTTCTTTGAAAGACATCGAGACAGTGACGCCCTGTTGATGATTCTAGAAAATGGCTCACGTCTCAGCTATCGAGCGTTTCTAGAAACAGCTTCTCGTTTCGCGAATGCCTTGGTTGAGATTGGCGTTCAGCCAGGAGATCGGGTTGTCCTACAGGTACCAAAGTCTGCAGAGGCCCTGGCGATCTATGCGGCCTGCATCCAGAGCGGCTCGGTGATGGTGCCCCTCAATACGGGCTACACACCGGCTGAAGTGGACTACTTCGTCGGAGATGCTCAACCCAAGCTGGTGATCTGTGACCCCAAGCGTCAGGAGGGTCTGCAGTCAATCTGTGAGAACCATGGCGCCCAACTCGAAACACTGGATGCTATCGGAGGAGGCAGCTTTGCAGAACACTCAGCCAAACTCCCAAAGAACTTCCAGACCATTGAGCGTTCCATCGATGACCTAGCGGCGTTTCTTTACACCTCAGGAACCACTGGTCGCTCCAAGGGAGCAATGCTGACACAGGGCAACCTGCTCTCAAATGCAGAAGCCCTGGTCCAGACCTGGTGCTTCACATCGAGTGATGTGCTCTTCCACGCCCTGCCGATCTTTCACACGCATGGGCTCTTTGTCGCATCCAATGTCACGTTCCTCGCAGGTTCTTCGATGATCTTCCTGTCGAGCTTCAAAGCCCAGCAGGCCATTGAACACCTCCCCAAGGCCACCACGATGATGGGGGTCCCGACCTTCTACACCCGCTTGTTGGATGAGCCTCGGTTGAATCGCGAACTTGTGCAGCATATGCGACTGTTCATTTCAGGCAGCGCTCCCTTGCTTACCGAAACTCACCTGGCTTTTGAAGAACGCACCGGACACCGTATCCTGGAACGCTATGGGATGACCGAGACCAACATGATCACCTCAAACCCCTATGAGACTGAACGCCGGGCTGGAACCGTTGGGCATCCACTTCCTGGTGTGGAGGTCCGCATCACCGAGCCAGAAACCGCCACTCCAACCCCAGCAGGTGAGATTGGGATGATTGAAGTCCGTGGACCGAACGTGTTCATTGGCTATTGGAAGATGCCTGAGAAAACCGCAGAAGAGTTCCGTGAAGATGGCTTCTTCCTCACGGGAGACCTGGGACAGCTCGACGAGGTTGGCTACGTTCAGATCGTGGGGCGTTCGAGGGACCTGATCATCTCTGGAGGCTACAACATTTATCCCAAAGAGATCGAGCTACTGCTTGATGAACAGGAAGGAGTGTTGGAGAGCACAGTGATTGGGGTACCCCATCCAGACTTTGGAGAGGGCGTCGTGGGGGTGCTGGTCCCTCAGGCTGGCTGTACCCTAGACGTGGAGCAGATTGTCGAGACCTTGAAGCCGATGATCGCGCGCTTCAAGCAACCCAAGCAGCTTTTTGTCCTCCCAGAACTCCCCCGCAACACGATGGGCAAGGTCCAGAAAAACATCCTCCGTGAGCAGTACGCTCAGGTCTTTCTCACCTGAGTTACAATTCTATCCGATCAGTCCTAGAAGCTACTCCCTCAACAAGCAGTCCTGACTTCTTGCCTGATTGTATCCTGCATCAATGTTGGATGCAGGCAGTTGAGTCTTCCCAAATCTAAATCAAATCTAAAGCTAAAGTCAGTGGGGAACAGCTTCAACAAGCCCTGCTGTGTAGTGCAACCCTCCCAGATGGCAGCAAATCCAAAAACTGTTGAACGGCAGACTTTTGCATCTGCTCCAACCGGAGCCACGCCCTGTAGAACTTGCCAAAGCCCACCGATCCTTCAGAATACTCTCCGATTCCTCCATTCCACTGCCAACTACAGGACCTCAACGCATCCGTCAGGTGGTCCTTCCTTGCTGCTGAAGTGTTCTCATGTCCCAGGTCCAAGGTGCTGTTTGTCATCAATTTGCCAAACCTCTCCAGATTGAAACCGTCGAGCTGCGAGCACCTCTTCCCAACGAAGTAGAAATCCAGTTGGGGGCAGTGGCGATTTGTCATTCGGATATTGCCTTTGCCGAGGGGGCCTGGGGTGGTGACCTTCCAGCCGTCTATGGCCATGAAGCTGCAGGGGTGGTGACTGAAGTAGGAGCTGCTGTCAGGAGAGTCACAGTAGGTGATCACGTGGTGGTGACCCTAATCCGCAGTTGTGGACACTGCCTCAGCTGCGCATCCGGTCATCCTACGATCTGTGAAGAGCCTGGTCATCCACTCAGTCCATTGACGAACGGGGAAGGTCAGTCTCTGCACCAAGGGATGGCCTGTGGGGCCTTTGCTGAGAAGGTTGTAGTTGATCCCAGTCAATTGGTCCGGATTCCCAAGATGCTCTCCTTTGAGGTCGCTTGTCTGCTGGCTTGTGGGGTAATCACTGGAGTCGGGGCCGTGGTACATTCTGCTCAACTTCGAGCTGGACAGGATGTTGTGGTGATTGGCGCCGGAGGAGTTGGTCTGAATGCGATCCAGGGAGCGCTAATTGCCGGAGCCCGTCGCATCGTCACGGTTGATCTGAATCCAACCAAGCTGGAGATTGCTCATGAGTTTGGAGCGACTGACCTTGTTTTGGCAACTGAGAATGAACCCTGGTTACAAGCGAAACAAGCCTTAGGCAGAGGCGCTGATGCGGTCTTTGTCACTGTGGGCAACGCGAGGACCTACGACAGCGCAGCACACTACCTCGCTAAAGGAGGGCAGATCGTGCTGGTTGGCATGCCCAAAACCGGAGATCTTTCAACGTATGATCCGGGAACGATGGCTTCCATCAGCCAGGGCATGGTGGGTTCCAAGATGGGCAACGTAGTGATTCAGCGGGATATCCCCTGGATGGTTGATCTTTACCAGCAGGAACGGCTCAAGCTGGATGAATTGATCTCTGGACGCTGGCGATTCGAGCAGATCAATGAGGCGATTGCCGATACCAAGTCCGGGAATGCTCGACGCAACGTGATCCTCTTCGACAAAGGCTAAGGCGATGAAACTGATTGATCTGGACCTAATCATCACGGCACCACCACCTCCTGCTTGGGGTGGTCGCTACTGGATCCTGACCAAGCTGACGACCAACAACGGCATCACGGGCTGGGGCGAGTGCTATGCTTCCAGTGTTGGACCGAAGGTGATGACAGCGGTGATTCACGATGTCTTTGAGCGCTACTTTGTCGATGAGGATCCTGAGAACCTTGAGCGGCTCTTTCGGCGTACCTATTCTTCCGGATTCACGCAACGACCGGATCTGACGGTGATGGGAGCATTTTCCGGGCTGGAGATCGCCTGTTGGGATATCCTCGGGAAGCACCGAGATCGACCGGTTTGGGCCCTGTTGGGAGGAATGTTCAACGAGCGAGTGCGTGTCTACAGCTACCTGTATCCACTGCCCCATCACGATCAAGAAGCCTTCTGGCATTCCCCAGAGATGTCCGCAGAGAGCGCATTGGCCTTAGTGAATCAAGGCTACACCGCAATCAAGTTTGACCCCGCTGGTCCGTACACGATGTGTGGGGGGCACATGCCAGCACTCGCTGATCTCTCTCGATCTGTGGAGTTTTGTAGAGTTTTGCGAGAAACGGTAGGGGATCGGGCGGACCTGCTCTTTGGCACGCACGGACAGTTCACAACCGCTGGGGCTATCCGATTGGGACAGGAGCTGGAACCATATCGACCCTTGTGGTTCGAGGAACCGATTCCACCAGACAATCTCCTGGAATTTGCCGAGGTCGCCAAGGTGATCAGGATTCCTGTGGCTACTGGGGAACGCCTTTGCACCAAAGCTGAGTTTGGCACTCTGCTGCGTTCAGGAGGAGCTTCGATTCTGCAACCTGCGCTGGGTCGTGTGGGAGGAATCTGGGAAGCCAGGAAACTCTCTGCGATTGCCGAAGTCTTCAACGCCCAGCTTGCTCCTCACCTCTACGCAGGACCTGTCGAGTGGGCAGCAAATATTCAGCTTGGTGTATCGATTCCCAATCTACTGATCGCCGAGACAATTGAGACGTCCTTTCATCAGCAATTGATCCGAAACTCCATCCAAGTCGAAGGAGGCTTTGTTCGAGCTCCACAAGCTCCTGGATTGGGCATTGAGGTCGATGAAGAGTTGGCTAGGGCAAATCCGTTTGCAGGTGAGAGTCTACATTTGCAGATGCAGGATGAACCCTGTGAGTACTGAGGCTTCAAAACATTATAAATGGGCCCTGACTCGTCACAACAGAGCTATTTGTTGGTGTCGAGATTGAGATGAAATCTGAGGGAGACTTGAGAGGACCTTAAGAAAAATATGATGCGGAAGTTGGATGACTTCTGAAATTTAATTTGGTCTCAGAAGGTGGTTGAAATGGTCCGGCTTAACTAGTAACTCAGGCCTACTCCATACCTAAAGTACTTGAGTTCCGTTGTTTATCTACAAGCGTTTTGTCCAGTCTATTTTATCAGCAATCCGAACACATTCCGTAAAGGCTCGGCCGTCAAACCAGTGCTTTTCTGTGCAACTCTTTGTACATCCAGACTGCATCCCCAGCAGTAGTAGTCCAGCACATAATAAAACTAGTTTCATCGATTCCCAAGCCTTACACACTCGCTGAAAGCTCGTCCATCAAACCAATGCTTTTCCGAACAGGTTTTAGTGCATCCAGACTGCATTCCCAAGATCAGCAGAGCGGCACAAAGCATTATCGTCTTCATAGAGTTCTCAGTTGCTTACTATTGATAAGACAAATCTTTTTCAGAAGAGAAAGAAGATAATTCTGCATCAAGCAAAAACCCTTCCAAAGCTATCTAAGTTGAATATTTGGCAATTTCCTAACAACACTCAGGCAATGTTAAAGCTCGGCCCTCAGGAAATCAGACAAAGTACAGGTATTCATTCAGCTAATCCAATTTTTCCCAATAAAAATATCTTAGAAATACAGGCTGATGGTCAATTCTATCAGGCAAGTAGCAAAAGCTTATGAATTCATCTGCATCCAATAATCAAGACGAGTGATTGCGTCTATGAACTGTAAATCTTGTGATGAAGGCTCTAGTGGTTCGTTGCTCACTTTTGAACAGATTTACATTCTAGCAATTGGTTTGAGTTACTTGGAACCCAGGTTTGCACCTAGACCTGAACCTACTCTCTAACTAAATCTTCCATTGCAGGAGGGTTTCCTATTGGCAAAAAGAACTGTCTACGATCTTAAATTCCTCAGCCCAAATCTTGTCATGTGAATGAATTTGTCTTAGTTTTAGAAATCACTAATTTATCCTCACTTTTGCTCCCCATTTAGAGAAAAATAAAAATGTGGAAGAGACTGATCATCGGATTGATCACCGGCCTAATGTTG
It contains:
- a CDS encoding tartrate dehydrogenase, giving the protein MSHYRIASIPGDGIGQEVIPAGIQVAEVLAKRFGFSIEFKHFDWSCQTYMNTGTMMPKDGLEQLQSFDAIFLGAVGWPSVPDHVSLWGLLIPIRRHFDQFVNIRPVRLLKGIQSPLAGRGPEDIDFVIVRENCEGEYSESGGRIYAGTEQEIVLQESIFTRHGTDRILHYAFDLAKKRAGKLTSATKSNGIIHSMPFWDERVKAISSEYPEIEVNQFHIDILTAHFVLHPDWFDVVVGSNLFGDILSDLGPAIAGSIGIAPSANINPQGTYPSMFEPVHGSAPDIAGQGIANPIATIWTLAMMLDHLGESEAAQACEAAMETVLTSGPEARTKDLGGTASTTTCTDAVIKALRAS
- a CDS encoding dihydrodipicolinate synthase family protein, producing MIKGLIAPILTPFNNQLAVDQEKFSALAHQLLSNGCAGLAPFGTTGEALSVSSAERKTALEGLVEAGVDPSVLIPGTGLCNLPDTVELCRHAIELGCARVMTLPPFYYKGMSDQGLHDYFVRLIDSISDERLKIYLYHIPQVSGVGLSIPLVRQLHEEFPEVIVGIKDSSGDWENTKALLGIEGLIVYPGAELPVIEAIRLGAPGCISATANLNSARIAEVIALCHAGEWDNAEVKHESVCAIRKLFQEYAPIPAQKALLARQSGQTSWGNLRPPLQPITTDRLEALANALDQQFGLKF
- a CDS encoding ABC transporter ATP-binding protein, yielding MNSVFSDPYSFVRIIYRVLQLSLKNPLQLSIAIFAVVTGAGLQLMIPEFLGQAVDQASALFEAVNTNSSVDLSPLYWTASVLFAIASVRGIFGFLHSFLGEAIGQHMGYELRMKYFEQLSKLSFGYHDHVHTGDLITLGILDIEGIRIFINTGLLRIFFLLTLLGGGLTLMLGANPFLTMISLTFVPFLVWRGTLSSLGLRKNWLQIQDRLSLLTKVMDENLNGIRVVRAFHARDHELKKYDEAAAKALELFDRQIFIRTSNDSMMSLAFLISMTLVLWFGGQQVRDGEISLGMLTAFLAFMTILQQPVRQIGMLINSFSRASSCGERLFRVLDSAEYVQEPNTLLEMKELRALEFRNVSFHYPGENQPEVIHDISLKLQPGQTLGIVGPQGCGKSTLVQLIPRFHEPTRGDIFYNGHSLREYSLKSLRKSISLVQQDTFLFTSSVSNNVLYGDPWAAKPDVVSAAERAQLHEHIAKLPKEYDTLIGERGLALSGGQRQRLNISRSLLLGTRILVLDDSTSAVDAGTEKKIREALKPGADERLTIIISHRVASLMHADQIVYMEEGRIIEKGNHEELMKQQGNYARLYELQTLD
- a CDS encoding malonyl-CoA synthase, producing MTNPLYYSFFERHRDSDALLMILENGSRLSYRAFLETASRFANALVEIGVQPGDRVVLQVPKSAEALAIYAACIQSGSVMVPLNTGYTPAEVDYFVGDAQPKLVICDPKRQEGLQSICENHGAQLETLDAIGGGSFAEHSAKLPKNFQTIERSIDDLAAFLYTSGTTGRSKGAMLTQGNLLSNAEALVQTWCFTSSDVLFHALPIFHTHGLFVASNVTFLAGSSMIFLSSFKAQQAIEHLPKATTMMGVPTFYTRLLDEPRLNRELVQHMRLFISGSAPLLTETHLAFEERTGHRILERYGMTETNMITSNPYETERRAGTVGHPLPGVEVRITEPETATPTPAGEIGMIEVRGPNVFIGYWKMPEKTAEEFREDGFFLTGDLGQLDEVGYVQIVGRSRDLIISGGYNIYPKEIELLLDEQEGVLESTVIGVPHPDFGEGVVGVLVPQAGCTLDVEQIVETLKPMIARFKQPKQLFVLPELPRNTMGKVQKNILREQYAQVFLT
- a CDS encoding mandelate racemase/muconate lactonizing enzyme family protein is translated as MKLIDLDLIITAPPPPAWGGRYWILTKLTTNNGITGWGECYASSVGPKVMTAVIHDVFERYFVDEDPENLERLFRRTYSSGFTQRPDLTVMGAFSGLEIACWDILGKHRDRPVWALLGGMFNERVRVYSYLYPLPHHDQEAFWHSPEMSAESALALVNQGYTAIKFDPAGPYTMCGGHMPALADLSRSVEFCRVLRETVGDRADLLFGTHGQFTTAGAIRLGQELEPYRPLWFEEPIPPDNLLEFAEVAKVIRIPVATGERLCTKAEFGTLLRSGGASILQPALGRVGGIWEARKLSAIAEVFNAQLAPHLYAGPVEWAANIQLGVSIPNLLIAETIETSFHQQLIRNSIQVEGGFVRAPQAPGLGIEVDEELARANPFAGESLHLQMQDEPCEY
- a CDS encoding Zn-dependent alcohol dehydrogenase: MSQVQGAVCHQFAKPLQIETVELRAPLPNEVEIQLGAVAICHSDIAFAEGAWGGDLPAVYGHEAAGVVTEVGAAVRRVTVGDHVVVTLIRSCGHCLSCASGHPTICEEPGHPLSPLTNGEGQSLHQGMACGAFAEKVVVDPSQLVRIPKMLSFEVACLLACGVITGVGAVVHSAQLRAGQDVVVIGAGGVGLNAIQGALIAGARRIVTVDLNPTKLEIAHEFGATDLVLATENEPWLQAKQALGRGADAVFVTVGNARTYDSAAHYLAKGGQIVLVGMPKTGDLSTYDPGTMASISQGMVGSKMGNVVIQRDIPWMVDLYQQERLKLDELISGRWRFEQINEAIADTKSGNARRNVILFDKG
- a CDS encoding ABC transporter ATP-binding protein, which encodes MSQKALLWMNRYLAQNPLPPGAAAPPPEVSEEDMFGAGFNHEVTKRFLGFMQPYRRWVILAISALMIFTLTQVLFPLIIQKALDGQLTYFENLDSLELGVLLFAGVVVVNFSSQFCSEWIVSRVAQRLLFDMRRGMFEHLQRVSLSFMDKTETGRLMSRLQGDVGALQEFLEALVYAIGDLVLLIGIIFVLLAMDLRLGAMTLALMPVLLIIRVYWLPHARKAFARARITSSIVTATMCENIRGIRVVQGMTRERVNRNLYETKANDHFRSTVRAAAIAQLMLPTVDTLTGLALGIIALVGGNLVLQGELTAGVMIAYILYVQRFFDPIRALTLHYNAFLRAMASGERIFEVLDVPIGIEDRPDAKEIGRSDGSVRFEKITFGYNPNYPVLHDINLEIPAGQTVALVGPTGCGKSSIASLIHRFYDSYEGRVLIGGHDTRSLTQQCLSDQIAMVLQDPYLFSTTILENIRYNKTTATNEEVIEASKIVGAHEFISRLPKGYETMIEERGSNLSLGQRQLISFARALVANSPLLILDEATASIDSQSEKLLQEALNRLLENRTAVIIAHRLATIRKADKIIVLQDGCIIETGNHQELLELGGLYARLYSLNYASFDDIPEDLIQKIIAE